CCTCATCGCCATCCTGTTGTGGAAATTTGGTCCGGCAATCCGTGGTTTCATCGAAAAACGACTGAAACTGGTCATGATCGGCACCTTGTTGCTGATTCTTTCCGGCTTTGCGGTATTGAAATTCCTATGAAATCAAGATGATACTTGCGTTCAGTGATGTCCGGACATCCGGTCGATCGCCGCCATGAGAATTGCCGAAACTACAAATGTCATGTGAATGATCACCATCCACATGAGTTTGTCGTTTTGTGTCTGGTGAATATCCATGAATGCCTTGAGAAGATGAATCGAGGAGATCAGAACGATGGAGGCGGACAACTTGACCTTGAGTGACCCGGCGTCGAGTTTTCCCAACCAGGAAAGCCGTTCTTGACCATCATCAAGATTCAATTGCGATACGTGGTTTTCATATCCTGACAAGATGACCATGATCAACAGATTGCCGACCAGAACCAGATCGATCAGCGTCAGGGCGGCAAGCACCAGATCGGTTTCTTTCATGCTCCATAATAGTGGCGCCAGGTGCATTATTTCTTGAAAAAATTTCACTCCCAGTGCAATGAAAATAAGCGTCAGTCCCAGGTAGAGAGGGACCAGCATCCATCGGCTGACGAACAACCATTTTTCGATGATCGCTTCCAGTTTTTCCATGTTCTTCTCCCTCCTGAAGGTCCGCGAATGTTCCTTGAATCGAAGTTGCGACGTAAACGATTTCAACTCGTGGATTCTTCCGGAAAATCGTTCACAATGGACTGGCACTCTACAACCTTGGCCCCCGGGAAACCAGGAGTGACCCTCCGGTGTTCAAGGTTGGGAATCGATTCTTGAGTTTTGTCGGAGGAAG
This portion of the Magnetococcales bacterium genome encodes:
- a CDS encoding TIGR00645 family protein; the protein is MEAIIEKWLFVSRWMLVPLYLGLTLIFIALGVKFFQEIMHLAPLLWSMKETDLVLAALTLIDLVLVGNLLIMVILSGYENHVSQLNLDDGQERLSWLGKLDAGSLKVKLSASIVLISSIHLLKAFMDIHQTQNDKLMWMVIIHMTFVVSAILMAAIDRMSGHH